In Massilia sp. METH4, the genomic window GGCGGCCGATCAGGCGCGGGCCGAATGGGAGCAGCCGGAAGTGGTGGCCGTGAACCGGCTGCCCATGAAGGCCACTTTCTTCAACTACGAATCCGTCGACAAGGCGCTGGCCGGCGACAAGGCGGCGTCGAACTGGTTCAAGTCGCTGGACGGCGCCTGGTCGTTCGCCTACTCGCCGAACCCGCAGGCGCGACCGAAGAACTTCTACAAGCCTTCGTTCGACACCAGCAAGTGGGCCACCGTGCAGGTGCCCGGCATGATGCAGGCGCAGGGCTATGGCAAGCCGATCTTCACGAACATCCAGTACCCGTTCCCCGCCAACGAGCCGTTCATTCCGCACGATTTGAACGAGGTGGGCTCCTACCGGCGCGACATCGAACTGCCGGCGGACTGGAACGGCCGCGACGTATTCCTGCATATCGGCGCGGCCGGCGCCGCGTACTATGTGTGGGTGAACGGCGAGCGGGTGGGCTACTCCGAGGATTCCAAGCTGCCCTCCGAGTTCGACGTGACCCGCTTCGTGCGCGCGGGCCGCAACACGGTGGCGATCGAGGTGTATCGCTGGGCCGACGGCTCCTACCTGGAAGACCAGGACTTCTGGCGCGTGTCCGGCATCGAGCGCAGCGTCTACCTGTATGCCGAACCGAAGACGCGCCTGCGCGACTTCAAGGTGACCGCCTCGCTGGACAAGACATCCTACCGCGACGGCCGCTTCGAGCTGGCCGCCGAGGTGGCGGGCGACCCGGCCGTCGTCGAAGTCCGCGCCCGGGTGCTCGACGGCGCGCATTCCATACTGGAGCTGAAAGGTTCGGCCGGCGCCGAGCGCACGGTGGTGCTGTCCGGCGCCGTGCCGGAAGTGAAACCCTGGTCGGCCGAGACGCCGAACCTGTACACGCTCGTCGTCGAACTCCACGACGTGCAGGGCCACCTGCTGTCGGCCACGTCGCGCCGCATCGGCTTTCGCACCGTGGAGATCGCCGATGGCGAGGTGCGCGTGAATGGACGCCGCGTGATGATCCGCGGCGTGAACCGCCATGAGCACGACCCCGTCACGTACCGCGTGATGTCGATGGAGTCGATGCGCCGCGATATCGAGATGATGAAGCAGGCGAACGTCAACGCCCTGCGCACTTCGCACTACCCGAACGATCCGCGCCTGTACGACCTGGCCGACGAATACGGGCTGTATGTGATGGACGAAGCGAACATCGAGTCGCACGAATACATGGAAAAGGGCGACCGCGCCGGCAGTCCCGAGGAGCGGGCGAAGATCCAGCTGGGCTACAAGCCGCACTGGCGCGCGGCGCACCTGGACCGCGTGAGCCGGATGGTGGAGCGCGACAAGAACCACCCGTCGATCATCTTCTGGTCGCTGGGGAACGAAGCCGGGACGGGCCCGAACTTCGAGGAGGCCGCGGCCTGGATCAGGAAGGCCGATCCGACGCGGCTGATCAGCTACCTGGGCCACGGCACGCTCATCGAGAAGCACTCGCCGAACGACTACGTGGACATCTACGCGCCCATGTACGACGACATCACGAAGATGATCGACTATGCCCAGGACCCCGGCTTCCGCCAGCCGATGATCCAGTGCGAATACGCCCACGCGATGGGCAACTCGCTGGGCAACCTGGAAGACTACTGGGAGACGATCCGCGCGCACCGCAAGCTGCAAGGGGGCTTCATCTGGGACTGGGTCGACCAGAGCGTGCTCGCGAAGGACGAGCAGGGAAGGCAGTACTGGGCCTCGGGCTTCGACCTGAATCCCAAGCGGGGCGACAACAGCGTGATCGGCGACGGCGTGGTGCGCGGCGACCGCACGCCGGACCCGGAATACTACGAGCTGCAAAAGGTGTATTCGCCGGTGGTGTTCGAGGGCAGCCCGGAAAAGGGCCGCATCACGGTCGTCAACCGCTACGACTTCCGCAACCTGGATCACCTGGACTTCGATTGGGAGCTGCTGCGCGACGGTAATGCGGTTGCGAATGGCCCGCTTGCCGGCGTGAAGGCCGAAGCGGGCGCGCGGCAGGACGTGCGGCTGGCACTGCCGGCCCGCGCGCGGGGCGATGGCGAATACGTGCTGACGGTGCGTGCGAAACTGCGCACGGCGGAGCAGGGCGTCGCCGCTGGCTCCGTGGTCGGCTGGTCGCAGTTCGTGCTGCCATCGGCCGCCAAGCCGGCACGCGCCGTGGCGGGCGTCACGCCACAGCGTGATGGCGATTCGATCGTGCTGGCGACGCCGTCCGCGCGCCTGGAACTCGATGCCAGGACGGGCACGGTCAGCTACAGCGTCGGCGGCCAGCCGGTGCTCACGGGCGGCACGCCGAACTTCTGGCGCGGCATGACGGATAACGACGAAGGCACGGGCACGATGAAAACCCATGCCGTCTGGGGCGATTTCACGAAACGGCGCCAGGTGCGCGACGTGACGATCGACCGTGACGCCGTCAAGGTGCTGTACTCATTCGGCGCCGGCGCCGCGCACTGGGAAAACGTCTACCGCATGCAACGCGACGGCAGCGTGGACGTGCAGGCCACCTTCATGCCGCTGCGCGACGACCTGCCCGACCCGCTGCGCCTCGGCCTCTCCTTCGCCAGCGTGCCGCGGCTCGACACGCTGAGCTGGTACGGCCGCGGCCCGCATGAGTCCTACGTCGACCGCAAGACCGGCGCGGCGCTGGGACTGTGGAACGGCAAGCTGGCCGACCAGTACCACGGCTACATGCGGCCCCAGGAAAGCGGCAACAAGACCGACGTGCGCTGGTTCGCGCTGGCCGGCGATGGTGTTCCGGGCATCACCGTGCGCGGCGCCACGCCGCTGGCGTTCAACGCGTTGCCGTTCCCGTACGAGGACCTGTACCTGCGCCCGCGCGGCACGTGGAAGAGTTCCGACATCGGGCCGCGGGGCAATGGCAGCGTGCTGATCGACCTGGCCCAGGCCGGCGTGGGCGGCGACGACGGCTGGAGCACCAACGGCCGGCCGCTGGTCAAGTACCGCATCCCGCTGGAGAGGGCAAGCTACCGCTTCACCATCGCGCCGCGCTGACGCCCGGCGGTTGCAGCTGAGCCCGTGTCTCTGGGGTCTGACCCCACGAGACACGAGCACGACCGTAGCAACGCATGAGCTCGTGTCACTCGGTGCCTGGCACCATGAGATGGCACCATGTGACACAAGCTCATCCATTCCGTCACTCCGCTTTGCCTCCCCTACCAGTCAGCCATCATCCATGCCACTCAATTTGTTGAGCGTTTGGCTGATGATGCAAATTCACAACGATGATGCATGTTACCCGTGACTCCAGCCTGGCTGTGAGCGCATACTCGTGAGAACTGGTCCGGCCAATCCAAGGACTGGTCTACCAGTACGAGTAACTGATCTAGCCAATTTCAAAAAAGACAGGCGGAGGAGACGTATGAAGTACTTAGCACAACCCGGATTGCGCCGGGCGAGGATGGCGCTCGCGGTGGCGGTCGCGGTAGGCGAGATGACTGGCCAGGCGCATGCCCAGGCGGCCGCACCGGAGGCCCAGGCCGAAGTGCAATCGGTCGTCGTGACCGGCTCGCTGATCCGCCGCAGCGCAGCCACCGAGGGCGCCACGCCGCTCACCACGATCAGGGCCGCCGAGCTGGAGACGCGCGGCCATACCGAATTGAAGGACCTCGTGCTGGAGCAGCCGCAGTCGCTGTCGCTGGGCACCAACTCGGGCGCCGCGGGCCCGATGACGAACCTGCGCGGCCTCGGCCCGATGCGCACGCTGACGCTCCTGAACGGCCGCCGCCTGGCCAACGAGCCGTTGCAGGACCAATACGTGTCCGTCAACGTCATCCCCCGCATGGCACTCGAGCGCGTGGAGACGCTGGCCAGCGGCGCGTCGTCCACCTATGGCGCCGATGCGATCGGCGGGGTGCAGAACTTCTACACGAAGCGCGGCTTCGAGGGCGTGGCCGTGAAGGCCGAATACGCCACGCCGGAGATGAGCGGCGGCGGCGATACCACCAGCTTCGGCGCCATTGCCGGCTGGGGCAATCTCGGGCGCGACGGCTGGAACGCTTACATCGCCTTCGACCACCAGAAGAAGACCGCGCTGTTCCAGGGCGAGCGCGCCGAGCAGCACGATCCCGACGTGCTGCGCACGCTGGGCCTGGGCCTGCAGCCGGACGGCCGCAACCCCAGCCCCACGGCCAACTTCGGCTTCACGCGCGCGGCCAACCAGAACTACAACCCCGCGTTCGCCGGCGGCTGCCTGGAGCCGTATTCGCGGCCCACGCTGGGCAACCAGAGCCTGAACACGCCGCCGGTCTACGCGCCGGGCTGCTACCGCAACCCGCTGTTCTACAACGCCGTTACCGACGGCAGCGAAATCCAGAACATCTCGGGCCGCGCCAGCTTCAACCTGCCGGGCGGCCACAAGATCGATATCGACGTGCTGCACGCCAAGTTCAACGTGCAGAAGTTCCGGGGCATGCAGACCCCCGGCACGAGCAATCCGTTCACCACGTACTCGCTGCCGTCGACCAGCCGCTTCTATCCGGGTAACGGCATCACGCCGGCGGTCCCGGTGGTGGGCGCCAATACCGGCACCAATACGCCGACGATGTACGTCGACGGTACCGTCACGCCGGGAACGGTCAGCAACCTGAACATGAACGGCCGCACGATCTACTTCGCCTGGGGCCCTGGCGAGCTGGGTTCGGCCTACCGCAACGACGAGCAGACCAACGATCGCGTGGTGCTCACGGCCGAGGGTACGGTGCTGGGCTGGGATTACCGCGCCGGCGTCAACTGGGGCATGAGCAAGCGCGACACGAAGGCCGGCGGCGGCTACATCCTTTACTCGAAGGCGCAGGAAGGCTTCACCAACGGTATCCTCAACCCGTTCGGCGCGCAGGACGAAGCGGGCCTCGAATACCTGCGCAGCATCGAGGCGCGCAACTACACCTACCGCCTGAACAAGGCCTACAACAAGAGCGTGGACGTAACCTTGTCCAAGGGGCTGATGGCGCTGGGCGGGGGCGACCTCACGCTGGCCGTGGCGGCCGAACTGCGTCGCGACGCCGCACGCACCTACGACGCGCCGCTCGACTTCGTGTACAAGCGGGCCGACGGCAGCTACGCCATCGATGCCTCGGGCAATGTGCTCGTGCACGACCTCGTCGGCGAATCGCCGCAGGGCGTGGGCCGGCGCCTGTCGCGCGACATCGCCTCGCTGCTGGCCGAGGTGGACGCGCCGATCACCAGCACGATCAGCGTCAACGGCGCCGTGCGTGCCGACTACTACGAAGACCTGAAGCAGACGACGGTCAATCCACGCCTGGCCGCCAGCTGGCGCCCCGTCGACAACCTGCTGCTGCGCAGTTCGCTGTCGACGGGCTTCCGCGCGCCGTCGATCATGGATATCCAGAACCCGACGCCGGAGGTGCGCACGATCGACATGGACGACCCCGTGCTGTGCCCAAGCTCGCAGCCCACGGTGTCCGGCACCGGCAGCCCGGTGGCCGGCTACGCGTATGATCAGGTCTGCAACCTGCAGCAGACCTACTGGACCAAGTCGCCGAACAACAGCTTCCTGAAGCCGGAAAAATCGCGCGGCTTCTCGTTCGGCTTCGCCTGGGACCCGATCAAGAACCTGTCGCTCACCGTCGACTACTGGGGCCTGAAGATCA contains:
- a CDS encoding glycoside hydrolase family 2 TIM barrel-domain containing protein; this encodes MLKRTTLSAAIALALALPALAADQARAEWEQPEVVAVNRLPMKATFFNYESVDKALAGDKAASNWFKSLDGAWSFAYSPNPQARPKNFYKPSFDTSKWATVQVPGMMQAQGYGKPIFTNIQYPFPANEPFIPHDLNEVGSYRRDIELPADWNGRDVFLHIGAAGAAYYVWVNGERVGYSEDSKLPSEFDVTRFVRAGRNTVAIEVYRWADGSYLEDQDFWRVSGIERSVYLYAEPKTRLRDFKVTASLDKTSYRDGRFELAAEVAGDPAVVEVRARVLDGAHSILELKGSAGAERTVVLSGAVPEVKPWSAETPNLYTLVVELHDVQGHLLSATSRRIGFRTVEIADGEVRVNGRRVMIRGVNRHEHDPVTYRVMSMESMRRDIEMMKQANVNALRTSHYPNDPRLYDLADEYGLYVMDEANIESHEYMEKGDRAGSPEERAKIQLGYKPHWRAAHLDRVSRMVERDKNHPSIIFWSLGNEAGTGPNFEEAAAWIRKADPTRLISYLGHGTLIEKHSPNDYVDIYAPMYDDITKMIDYAQDPGFRQPMIQCEYAHAMGNSLGNLEDYWETIRAHRKLQGGFIWDWVDQSVLAKDEQGRQYWASGFDLNPKRGDNSVIGDGVVRGDRTPDPEYYELQKVYSPVVFEGSPEKGRITVVNRYDFRNLDHLDFDWELLRDGNAVANGPLAGVKAEAGARQDVRLALPARARGDGEYVLTVRAKLRTAEQGVAAGSVVGWSQFVLPSAAKPARAVAGVTPQRDGDSIVLATPSARLELDARTGTVSYSVGGQPVLTGGTPNFWRGMTDNDEGTGTMKTHAVWGDFTKRRQVRDVTIDRDAVKVLYSFGAGAAHWENVYRMQRDGSVDVQATFMPLRDDLPDPLRLGLSFASVPRLDTLSWYGRGPHESYVDRKTGAALGLWNGKLADQYHGYMRPQESGNKTDVRWFALAGDGVPGITVRGATPLAFNALPFPYEDLYLRPRGTWKSSDIGPRGNGSVLIDLAQAGVGGDDGWSTNGRPLVKYRIPLERASYRFTIAPR
- a CDS encoding TonB-dependent receptor; amino-acid sequence: MKYLAQPGLRRARMALAVAVAVGEMTGQAHAQAAAPEAQAEVQSVVVTGSLIRRSAATEGATPLTTIRAAELETRGHTELKDLVLEQPQSLSLGTNSGAAGPMTNLRGLGPMRTLTLLNGRRLANEPLQDQYVSVNVIPRMALERVETLASGASSTYGADAIGGVQNFYTKRGFEGVAVKAEYATPEMSGGGDTTSFGAIAGWGNLGRDGWNAYIAFDHQKKTALFQGERAEQHDPDVLRTLGLGLQPDGRNPSPTANFGFTRAANQNYNPAFAGGCLEPYSRPTLGNQSLNTPPVYAPGCYRNPLFYNAVTDGSEIQNISGRASFNLPGGHKIDIDVLHAKFNVQKFRGMQTPGTSNPFTTYSLPSTSRFYPGNGITPAVPVVGANTGTNTPTMYVDGTVTPGTVSNLNMNGRTIYFAWGPGELGSAYRNDEQTNDRVVLTAEGTVLGWDYRAGVNWGMSKRDTKAGGGYILYSKAQEGFTNGILNPFGAQDEAGLEYLRSIEARNYTYRLNKAYNKSVDVTLSKGLMALGGGDLTLAVAAELRRDAARTYDAPLDFVYKRADGSYAIDASGNVLVHDLVGESPQGVGRRLSRDIASLLAEVDAPITSTISVNGAVRADYYEDLKQTTVNPRLAASWRPVDNLLLRSSLSTGFRAPSIMDIQNPTPEVRTIDMDDPVLCPSSQPTVSGTGSPVAGYAYDQVCNLQQTYWTKSPNNSFLKPEKSRGFSFGFAWDPIKNLSLTVDYWGLKIKDVLGTVTIAEIQQNPAKYAEQIKRRADGTIDYIIASQANRGMSRVRGADVSAGYRFPATAVGTFDAKVDGTWYHKYEFQAEKDGPWYTNIGIITNDGRFGGAGPNAGLAGMPQINPRWKHTASIGWTQGPWGATLSQRYQRGVTDLTPRTGATLTKVDDYSQLNLNVRYKGIKNTLISFGVNNLTEEWPPLTANSTYSGGYVTSMADMLGRVYRLSVEYKF